One part of the Leclercia sp. LSNIH1 genome encodes these proteins:
- the sufS gene encoding cysteine desulfurase SufS: protein MIFPVEKVRADFPVLTREVNGLPLAYLDSAASAQKPTQVIEAEAEFYRHGYAAVHRGIHTLSAEATQRMENVRTRAATFLNARSPEELVFVRGTTEGINLVANSWGSAEVHAGDNILISQMEHHANIVPWQMLCERVGAELRVIPLNEDGTLQLEQLDTLLDERTRLVAITQISNVLGTVNPVAEIIAKAHQVGAKVLIDGAQAVMHHTVDVQALDCDFYVFSGHKLYGPTGIGVLYVKDEILQAMPPWEGGGSMIATVSLSGGTTYARAPWRFEAGTPNTGGIIGLGAAMEYVSGIGLDAIAEYEQMLMRYALAELASVPDLTLYGPADRQGVIAFNLGKHHAYDVGSFLDNYGVAVRTGHHCAMPLMAFYQVPAMCRASLVMYNTLEEVDRLVAGLKRIHQLLG, encoded by the coding sequence ATGATTTTCCCTGTAGAGAAAGTGCGGGCGGATTTTCCTGTCCTGACCCGTGAAGTAAACGGTCTGCCGCTTGCCTATCTCGACAGCGCCGCCAGCGCGCAAAAGCCCACGCAGGTGATCGAGGCCGAGGCGGAGTTTTACCGGCATGGTTACGCGGCGGTGCACCGGGGGATCCACACCCTCAGCGCCGAGGCGACGCAGCGGATGGAGAATGTCCGTACCCGCGCGGCAACATTTTTAAACGCCCGCTCGCCGGAGGAGCTGGTCTTTGTGCGCGGTACCACCGAAGGGATCAACCTGGTGGCGAACAGCTGGGGCAGCGCCGAAGTGCACGCGGGCGATAACATCCTCATCAGTCAGATGGAGCACCACGCCAATATCGTGCCCTGGCAGATGCTGTGCGAGCGCGTCGGGGCGGAACTGCGGGTTATCCCGCTTAACGAAGATGGCACGTTACAGCTTGAACAGCTGGATACCTTGCTGGATGAACGCACCCGGCTGGTGGCCATTACTCAGATCTCCAACGTGCTGGGTACCGTAAACCCGGTGGCGGAGATTATCGCCAAAGCCCACCAGGTGGGGGCGAAAGTGCTGATTGATGGCGCCCAGGCGGTGATGCACCATACGGTGGATGTCCAGGCGCTGGACTGCGACTTCTACGTCTTTTCCGGCCATAAGCTCTACGGGCCTACCGGTATCGGCGTGCTGTACGTCAAAGATGAGATTTTACAGGCGATGCCGCCGTGGGAAGGGGGCGGGTCGATGATCGCCACCGTCAGCCTGAGCGGAGGCACAACCTACGCCCGGGCGCCGTGGCGCTTTGAGGCGGGCACGCCTAACACCGGCGGCATTATCGGGCTGGGCGCGGCGATGGAGTATGTGTCAGGCATCGGCCTTGATGCTATCGCCGAATATGAACAGATGCTGATGCGCTACGCTCTGGCGGAACTTGCCAGCGTGCCGGATCTCACGCTGTATGGCCCGGCGGACCGTCAGGGTGTTATTGCCTTTAACCTTGGCAAACACCACGCCTATGACGTGGGCAGTTTTCTCGATAACTACGGGGTGGCGGTGCGAACCGGACACCACTGCGCTATGCCGCTGATGGCGTTTTATCAGGTACCGGCGATGTGCCGCGCATCGCTGGTGATGTACAACACACTGGAAGAGGTCGACAGACTGGTGGCCGGGCTGAAGCGTATCCACCAGCTGCTGGGCTAA